From the Candidatus Saccharimonadaceae bacterium ML1 genome, one window contains:
- a CDS encoding response regulator, whose amino-acid sequence MTKIAIIEDDQVINQMYRMKFEAAGFDVATASDGEAGVAIVKKFHPDLILLDLQMPNMNGVEALSLIRTLPSHKQTPVIVLTNLGEEEAPDGLRKLGVHSYIVKADFTPRQVVERVKHALNIR is encoded by the coding sequence ATGACAAAGATTGCGATAATTGAAGACGACCAAGTGATCAACCAAATGTACCGCATGAAGTTTGAGGCGGCGGGGTTTGATGTCGCGACGGCGAGCGACGGCGAAGCGGGTGTTGCAATCGTAAAAAAGTTCCATCCGGATTTGATTTTACTCGACTTGCAAATGCCAAACATGAACGGCGTTGAAGCGCTTTCGCTAATCCGAACATTGCCAAGCCACAAGCAGACGCCCGTCATCGTACTAACAAATCTCGGCGAAGAAGAAGCGCCGGATGGACTACGCAAGCTCGGCGTGCATAGCTACATTGTGAAAGCCGATTTCACACCGCGCCAAGTTGTTGAGCGCGTGAAACATGCGCTTAATATTCGCTAG
- a CDS encoding bifunctional 5,10-methylenetetrahydrofolate dehydrogenase/5,10-methenyltetrahydrofolate cyclohydrolase, with product MTRELNGRELQQFIKVRQLRQVRNLRQEHGIAPKLLIVMSKTASDVIAAYVRMKQRYARDILIDVEIAAVEQSDMISIVQQANDDASIQGIIVQLPLDDPVGTSEICNAIAPEKDVDGLGEHAIFPSATAQAIDWLLAGYGVDLASKVIAIVGRGKLVGAPLAKLWGERGLNITVFDDQTPLCDMQRFDVIVTATGVPRLITSDMVKSGAVVVDAGTASEHGKLIGDVDDSVRAMPHVTMTPKKGGVGPLTYTVLFDHLIEICLKRADKL from the coding sequence ATGACGCGGGAGTTAAATGGGCGCGAACTGCAGCAATTTATCAAAGTACGCCAGTTGCGGCAAGTGCGGAATTTGCGGCAAGAGCACGGTATTGCTCCAAAATTGTTGATCGTGATGAGCAAAACAGCGAGCGACGTTATCGCGGCGTATGTGCGCATGAAGCAGCGGTATGCGCGCGATATATTGATTGACGTTGAGATTGCGGCGGTAGAGCAGAGCGATATGATTAGCATAGTGCAGCAGGCAAACGATGACGCGTCAATTCAGGGTATTATCGTGCAGTTGCCGCTTGATGATCCGGTGGGTACGAGCGAGATTTGCAATGCGATTGCACCGGAAAAAGACGTTGATGGGCTGGGCGAGCACGCTATATTTCCGAGCGCAACAGCACAGGCGATTGATTGGCTTTTGGCGGGCTATGGTGTCGATTTGGCGAGCAAGGTAATTGCGATTGTGGGGCGGGGCAAACTAGTTGGTGCGCCGCTTGCGAAATTGTGGGGCGAGCGCGGCTTGAATATTACTGTATTTGATGATCAAACGCCGCTTTGCGATATGCAGCGGTTTGATGTGATTGTAACAGCAACGGGTGTGCCGCGGTTAATTACATCAGATATGGTAAAATCTGGCGCGGTGGTGGTAGACGCCGGTACGGCAAGTGAGCACGGCAAACTTATTGGTGATGTTGACGATAGCGTGCGTGCCATGCCGCATGTAACGATGACGCCAAAAAAAGGCGGCGTCGGTCCGCTCACATATACGGTACTATTTGATCATTTGATTGAGATCTGTCTCAAGCGAGCAGATAAGCTGTAA